A genomic stretch from Aedes albopictus strain Foshan chromosome 2, AalbF5, whole genome shotgun sequence includes:
- the LOC115258804 gene encoding lipase 1-like, whose translation MHQVYGCSVDFTILGPGKAIALLAHDQGYDVWMGNVRGNMFSRDHVSLDPNKSAFWKYSYHEIGSFDVPAMVDYILHLTGRKRLHYIGHSQGSVVFLVMTSMHPQYNQKIASAHLSAPPAFLSRSTAPVTSMSGEILSALLLMDSLGVHSIGDRFNSEPLMYVKRAIDASVIREEWIMETAYYLAGEDREGFNMSVIPDLTAAFPAGGSLRQFTHYVQCHRSGRFAQYDYGREGNLKRYGHSTPPAYPLELVTVPVAMYYGSNDQFVAVEDVDLLAKKLPNVVLKYLHPNPKWNHIDFLYGKEAPEVYRKLLGLIHSYERR comes from the coding sequence ATGCACCAAGTGTACGGCTGCTCCGTGGACTTCACCATCCTAGGACCCGGGAAAGCCATCGCTCTCTTAGCTCACGATCAAGGCTACGACGTCTGGATGGGCAACGTGCGCGGCAACATGTTCTCGCGCGATCATGTCAGCTTGGACCCCAACAAGAGTGCCTTCTGGAAGTACAGCTACCACGAAATTGGATCCTTCGACGTCCCGGCCATGGTAGACTACATTCTGCACCTGACCGGGAGAAAGCGACTGCACTACATCGGCCACTCGCAAGGTTCCGTAGTGTTCCTGGTGATGACCTCGATGCACCCGCAGTACAACCAGAAGATCGCCAGCGCACATCTATCGGCTCCCCCGGCATTCCTCTCCAGATCAACAGCCCCGGTAACCTCCATGAGTGGCGAGATCCTCTCCGCCCTCCTGCTAATGGACAGCTTAGGTGTCCACAGTATCGGCGATCGGTTCAATAGTGAACCGCTGATGTACGTGAAGCGTGCCATCGATGCGAGCGTCATCCGCGAGGAGTGGATCATGGAGACCGCGTACTATCTGGCTGGCGAAGATCGCGAAGGCTTCAACATGTCCGTTATACCGGACCTGACAGCGGCCTTTCCGGCAGGTGGCTCTCTGAGACAATTCACGCACTACGTCCAATGTCACCGGTCCGGGCGTTTCGCCCAGTACGACTATGGACGGGAGGGGAACTTAAAACGGTACGGACATTCGACGCCGCCGGCTTATCCGCTGGAACTGGTGACGGTCCCGGTGGCGATGTACTACGGAAGTAACGATCAGTTTGTGGCGGTGGAGGACGTGGATCTGCTGGCGAAAAAACTGCCCAATGTGGTGCTGAAGTATTTACATCCGAATCCCAAGTGGAACCATATTGACTTTCTGTACGGGAAGGAGGCTCCGGAAGTGTATCGGAAACTGCTGGGGCTGATTCATTCCTACGAAAGACGGTGA